Proteins from one Toxotes jaculatrix isolate fToxJac2 chromosome 13, fToxJac2.pri, whole genome shotgun sequence genomic window:
- the LOC121192221 gene encoding alpha carbonic anhydrase 8-like — protein MADWWLSSQYMPPTKCEEEPQPGPSQPVQGISPQLPTSWPNPQPSPPHRQPRWDQFRPWQQPLESPEPPPSRAESNGTSGSPTSQETPGSPWPSPWPTPCSPSDLKVLTAPQLPFPALCPEGHQYLTLQEVGDLSTAEYIRIHDSLSPENQILIQVIRGGLRHLRGELQKMKSVPTARALQAILGRVETRFAICLGNPQHPQKYRAKM, from the coding sequence ATGGCTGATTGGTGGCTCAGCTCTCAATATATGCCCCCCACAAAGTGTGAAGAAGAACCCCAACCTGGTCCCAGTCAACCGGTCCAAGGCATCAGCCCGCAACTGCCAACATCATGGCCAAACCCACAGCCATCTCCTCCACATCGCCAACCACGATGGGACCAGTTCCGGCCTTGGCAGCAGCCCCTGGAGTCACCGGAGCCACCTCCGTCAAGAGCTGAGTCAAATGGGACCTCTGGCAGCCCCACCTCACAGGAGACCCCTGGCAGCCCATGGCCTTCTCCTTGGCCAACCCCATGCAGCCCATCCGATCTGAAGGTCCTCACGGCCCCTCAGCTGCCATTCCCAGCGCTATGTCCAGAGGGTCATCAATACCTCACCTTACAGGAGGTGGGAGACCTCTCCACAGCAGAATATATCCGTATTCATGATAGCCTCTCACCTGAGAATCAAATTCTCATTCAGGTGATTCGCGGAGGCTTAAGGCACCTCCGCGGAGAgctgcagaagatgaagagTGTGCCAACAGCCCGTGCACTACAAGCTATTCTTGGTAGGGTGGAAACCCGCTTTGCCATCTGCTTGGGAAATCCTCAACACCCGCAGAAGTACAGGGCAAAGATGTAG